A genome region from Manihot esculenta cultivar AM560-2 chromosome 5, M.esculenta_v8, whole genome shotgun sequence includes the following:
- the LOC122723645 gene encoding protein transport protein Sec61 subunit beta-like produces the protein MALGGTGPPRGSAAAAASMRRRRTTSGGASGGAAGTMLQFYTDDAPGLKISPNVVLMMSIGFIAFVSILHVVGKLYFFRRED, from the coding sequence ATGGCTTTAGGTGGAACAGGTCCCCCAAGAGGCAGTGCAGCAGCTGCTGCTAGCATGCGCAGGAGAAGAACAACAAGTGGTGGGGCCTCAGGAGGAGCGGCAGGGACTATGCTTCAGTTTTACACTGATGATGCTCCAGGACTCAAGATCTCCCCAAATGTTGTATTAATGATGAGCATTGGGTTCATAGCTTTTGTTTCAATTCTTCATGTTGTGGGTAAACTCTACTTCTTTCGTAGAGAggattag